CATTATGGATGAAACAATTTCCTTGGTGGTGCTGGATGAATTGCACATTGCCCTCAAAAAACAGCAGCTTGAGGTCGATCCGGTGCTATCGGTGATCCAATCGCGCCCCCATCTGTGCCATGTGGCCAGTACAGGTCGCTATGCCCCCCAAATGTTGATCGATGCAGCAGATCTGGTAACGGAAATGACGCGGATCAAGCATCCCATTAGCCAGGGAATTCCAGCCCAAGTCGGCATTGAATTTTGAGATGTCTAGATCTGCGACTTCTTAAAGAAGTCGCAGATCTTTGTTAGAGTCGGAGACCTTCGTGGGTCAAGACGATAGGCTGCTCACCAACGATCGCACCGCTTCGACGTAGTCGTCCCCGGCAACCCAGACGAGGTCGTTGTGGTCGGCGTTGGGCACCCAGAGCGATTGCTTGGGATCTGAGGCAACAGCGTAGAGCGATCGCCCATGGTCGATAGAAATCGTGTCGTCAGCTTCGCCGTGGATAATTAGGACGGGAAGGTTGAGTTGGCGGAGGCGATCGCGGTTCGGAAATTTGTCGAAGGGAAAAATAGGAATGGGCAACAGCACCCGAAAAGCAGAGGTGAAGGTACTTTCTAGGATCATCCCAGCGCTGGATTCCTGGGTAGCTAAGTACAATGACGGGCCGCCGCCCACCGATCGCCCATGGATAAGAATGCGATCGCTAGGAATCTCCAAATCATCCACCATATAGCGATAGACGGCGGTGATATCGCGGTAGGACTGCTGTTCGGATGATTTGCCGGTGCTCAATCCGTAGCCGCTATAGTCGTAGCTAACCACCGAAACGCCAGCGGAGTATAGAACGTCGAGGACGGGGGCAATCAGACCCAGATCTTCTGCATTGCCGTGGCTATAGAGTAGGGTATAGTCGGCGTTGGGGTTGGGCAAATGGAGGACGGCTAGTTGATGGTTGCCAACCGGAACGGTAACCAGGTCAGGAAGTTGGGCATAGCTGGAGGCAGGGGGTAGAAAGATTTTGCTGTCGGCGGTGAAGAAAACATAGAGGGTGACAACAGCGTAGATAATCAGGAGCGATCGCCCCAACCTTGCCACAGACCAGCGCCCAAGAACCCAGCGACGTACCCACCGAGGCGTTGTAGAACCCATAACGAGGATATCTCCAAGAGTGATGACCTATAGCCGATTGATCAATAAACGGCGTTGCCGAATAAAGATATGAAATTAGAATGTGAACATCTTGCTCACACGACCTTTCGGTTAGATGCGCGCTATTCATTCAAGGCTGTGGCTGCCCTAAGTGTTTGTAACTCCTTTGGCAAAGGGGCGGTGAAACGGAGGATTGAGGGCAGAATGTTCCAGCCATGGCCATTCGACCAAACTTGAGATGAGCATCTCGCTCACGGTTCGCTAGCGCAAATCATATCATGATTCAGAAGCGCCCGATAAACTAAGGCAGTCAACTATTGGATGGATGAGCCAGGCACTCCAGCAACAGTCAAAAAGGTATGTATCGTTTCAAGACATAAAGCAAGATTCGTATCTCGATATTAAAAAACAATACAATTATTGCGTAGGGAAATAATAGGAGTAGCCAGGCTGTTGGTGCGAACGCCTGTGAAGTGCTTTGAGACATGACCACAAAAAGTCC
This sequence is a window from Candidatus Obscuribacterales bacterium. Protein-coding genes within it:
- a CDS encoding alpha/beta hydrolase yields the protein MGSTTPRWVRRWVLGRWSVARLGRSLLIIYAVVTLYVFFTADSKIFLPPASSYAQLPDLVTVPVGNHQLAVLHLPNPNADYTLLYSHGNAEDLGLIAPVLDVLYSAGVSVVSYDYSGYGLSTGKSSEQQSYRDITAVYRYMVDDLEIPSDRILIHGRSVGGGPSLYLATQESSAGMILESTFTSAFRVLLPIPIFPFDKFPNRDRLRQLNLPVLIIHGEADDTISIDHGRSLYAVASDPKQSLWVPNADHNDLVWVAGDDYVEAVRSLVSSLSS